The Setaria italica strain Yugu1 chromosome VIII, Setaria_italica_v2.0, whole genome shotgun sequence genome includes the window AGCCTCCAACATGAATAGGACAAGCTTCTGGCGGCACGTCAGTCCAAGTAATTAGATATAtgaatatatatgtatatagtaGAAAATGGAAAAGGACACTAGTTTATTAGTAGTTAGTTCCAAGAATACATCTCAGTTGGAATGACGTACTGTACTGTACAAACTAATTAGGGGACATAGTATATTGCTACTTCTTGTCCCTAAATTTAGCTACTCCGCCTAAATAAAGGACCAATGGGGACTGAAGCAGTTCTCCATATATTATCCTGCTTTGGTCGTCACAAGGATGCCACACATGAATGCAAGAAGCAAGATTATAGCTAGCTAGTAGTTGGTAATTAAAAGGTCCTGAACAATAACATTTCCTAATCAGTTTGAGGTAAAAGAGGCAAATTGTAAATTACGAAAAATGTCGCAACCTTTAACTTTTAGTTTAAGATGCAAGTTGCATATGCATACTTGCTCATGTGATACGACATGCATTTTACTATAGTTAGTGTAGTATATATATCTCAATGCAAGTTGTTGACCAGAAACGTGCTTAATTGATTGCCTCCGAAAGAAGTTGTCTGCAAGGACAATAGAACCCCAGCTCCTATGGTTTGGCAATCATAcacaaacaaaagaaataatgtTTGATTTCACATCGATGGTTGCGACTAGCTGTCTGGGGGAGGAGACTGGTCCAGGTTCATGCACCAGTACTTTGCATGACGATGTTGCAAGAAAGTCATTCACTGTTATCCACAGACTACACCCCCAATTGTGTAttactactagctagctagctataatGCCCAAATTGATAAACAAATCAGGTTAAGCTGGTAGTGCTGAATAGTGATGTCTATGGCCTCCAGTAACAtcctaaaataaaatataaagtGTTGACTAGGCCAATGAGTAGGGCAAAAAGTTGATTTTTTGAACCGAAAGTTAGTCCCAGGCCTCAAATCTCTTGAAAATCTATCCGGGATAAAATTTTCGAGacgggggtctttagtcccgggttgtTCAACCGGGACTAGAGACACCCTTCAGTCCCGGTTGATTTTTtaaaattcttttccatattaatattgtatgcaagtcatATTAGTATTGTATATGCAAGTTGTATATATACGTCatagtgtgtgtatatatacaatttttagtatattatacaaatcaaactagtatttatacaattactatatatataaaaatttgTCCACTTCATTCCTAGGATACTTCCGTCggggtgttgctcggtgcgtcTAACGAACGTTCGTtgtaatgaaattctccttccgaatttatcacctcgtccaccagaaatcctatgagaccttcacatattgcccctattatctccttctccaagatgctatgttgaatattccacatctataatttggaaatatgtgaatgttacacaaacaattaaatataagaagctagaaataattaattattaatggttttattttacatactttcaTCTCATGCTGTGTCGTCACCTTGGGTCCTACAAGACTGTACAAGttctcacagacgtagtatccacaccCTCCGGCACGCCACTTTAGTCATGGGTCCAAtattaaccgggacaaaacgggatggatggaagatcagttctctagtagtgagtACAACTCATTGAAACGAATCCATTTGACTACCAATATGTATGATTCGGGTATTGGATGAATCCTTTACGAGTCATTAAACATAGACCATCAAATGTGAGCTAGGGTTTCTTTTCCTAACCGgttaagaaaaaggaagaaccGAGCCCTTCTCCTATTCAGCCGCCACTTCCTAATTCGCATCGTCACTGCCCCCGTCCTTTTCAGATGGAAACTACTGTTTCATGATTATTCACTAGTTCACTATTTTCTGGATTACTATGTTTCTCTTCCGATTCTGATTGCACTTGCTGAGTATTTTTACTCATCCTTGTGTTTATTTGGTTTTTAGGTACCAAATGATTACGAGCATGCATGGGAAGTGGGAGTAGCATTCATCCAGAGCACACACGTTTAATTATATAGTTAAATCCAATCATTAGAATTAAGTTGGTTCCTTTATCGTTGGTTGATGGTGGAACGTCTTGGGTTTAATCTCGTCTTTGTTTTGATCCTAGGGAAGGGCTGTGATGCTTACTTATTGCTTATATGTTATTCATGTGGTTTACTTGTGGTTGACAAGTTTCGGATGCCCAATTTACAGGAAAAATCTGTTAAAATTGTCAATAAATTCTAaacttatatttttttatgctttTGGTAGCCTCCAGGTTTTGAAAAAATCCGGGGTATTGCACCTCCCTCCGTGTATGTAAGGGGCTTTCTCTCGGACTTCTTATTTGGTCATTGCATTGCGGGAAGAAAGATGAGACCCAAAAGCCAATAATCTACATGTGTTTGTCTAATTTAGATGACTTTagcactttttttttgcaagattTAAAAAATCACCACATGTATAAATTTCTTTGGTTCTACTTTTGTATATATAGCCAAAGTGCATCAAATTAGCTAAGTGAAAATTCCATGCATGTTCTACTACGATGTGATCGAAATGAAGGTACCCGATAATCGACATCACGTACGTGCAACATATACGTACGTACGGCAGGGAAGAAAGTTGAAAGTCTCACCTCAATGCCAATACCGCGTGGTCATGCACGCCCATGCGTTCACACCACGAGATGGATGTCTCACTGCTTCTTTTATCCATTTTTCCAAGAACATCGGTAGTGCATGCTGACACCAAGAGCTCAGCATCATCGTACGTGCCAATTAAGCTTATTGGCACACAGCACATTATTCCATTGTATTGTAGTTGTATAGCACTGTATATAACCAGGTAGTGCATGCTGACGGCCAATGCAAGTACACAGCAACGACCCCTAGCTTTCTCTCTGAGTCGCACACACTCACACCCTGTCACTCATCACATTATTGACACAACGAAAACTACCTGAACCAGACAACCAGTAATTGCTTCGAGAGCTCCAGCAATAACTGAGTATACTGAATAATGGACAGCAAGAGCAGCCTCACGATGCCGCCCTGCGGCCATGGCGAGGAGATGATGGAGGCCATGATGAGGCAGCAGGAGCTTGTGATGCAGCTCCGAGCGCTCGTCCTCCCCCTGCTCCACGGTGTCGATTATACCTCGGCTGACATCGCCGTCCAGCTCTTCGACGACGTGATCGGCTGCAACATCAGCGTGGCATCTAAGCTTGAGGGGTGCCTCATGAGTaccggagctggaggaggaaccATGGTAGAGCTCGTCGATGACAAGTCCTTGGTGAGGAAGAGTATGACTAGTTCTACTACTGGCGACAGGACAGAGGGACAAGTGAAGCCTAATAGCGTTGGTCAAAAGAGAAGGTGTGTCACAATTAGTTGCTCAGCCATCAATAGCCCAATAGCCCCCCTCTCTTTGATCACCAGCTGCTTTAATTTGCATAATCACATATGTGACCATATATAGTTGGTAAATGTAATAATATTATTGAACATATTGTAACTACATCATGCATGTTGAACCATATATGTATAGGATGGATTTATTTGGAAGCTAGGTTAACCCATGCATGCCCATCAACTTAATCATGCATGATCTTCTTGGAAAAGGCCAGCTGATTGTGTGTATACATGTCCATAATCCTCTTTTAACATGTATCATCATTTGATCGATTTTTggctcatatatatatatatatatatatatatatatatatatatatatatatatgtaggaGGAACGACAAGCGATCGAGATCCCTTGTGACACATGTTCCACATTATGATGGCCACCAATGGAGAAAATATGGGCAGAAGAACATAAATGGGAGGCAACATCCCAGGTAAACTAATGAAGCTACCTAGTTCCATCAATGACACATGTTTCCACACATACGTACTAATAATCATATCACATACCTCTGTGACTGAGCAGGAACTACTACAGATGTGCCTACAGAGAAAGGAACTGCTTAGCAACCAAGACAGTTGAGCAACAAGAACAAAATGCCGGTACCAGTAGTGCCATGGCTGTTGAGGAGAACGCAAAGTACACTGTAGTATACTACGGCGATCACACTTGCAAGAACCATAGCACCAGCATGGTCCAGGCACCCCAGCTTGTCAATATGGATCTTCACAACGGGGAAATGGATCAAACAACTACAAATGCTCAAGAGCCTGAGGCAGACTTGGACTTGCCAGCTTTGCTAGAGGTGTTTGACAGTTCGCTCATTAATTGGCAAGACTGGAATGAAGATGTGATATATAACTTATCACCGTGACTTGCAAGATTATGCTAAGTTGAAGGTAGAAATTTTGGCTATAGTCTACTGGATTTAGAGGTGTCCCAGCTCCCAATTATACTGAAAAGGCTAGCTATACCAAGCAGTCAAATTTCCTTTTGCAATGTAAACTCGAGGATTGTTTATTTAGTTATCAAGTAGGCGTATACATTTTCCACAGGATCATCAATAATGGTACGCTTGAAATCAGCTGATTTTGGTAATTGTAGCTAAGGACGTTATATTGAGTACCTAAGGACTATGTAGTGTTTGTGTGATTATTAGATTCACATCATGTACTGAGATTATGTGCATACCAAATGAGCAGACCTTATAGTTCATTTAGCAATAGTTTGTaacaaaaaaataacaaaaatttagaagaaaacCGTAAAACAATCTAGATCTAGAGATCAGACttgataaaagctaaaacaacctacatttaGAATCAAAGGGAGTGTAAGATTGTTTTGgccttgtgtgtgtgtgtgggggggggggggggtaggaGTTTATCGGGTAGTGAATCGTACCTTTTCGATTGCCTAAACTCAATCTCGATATTTGAACTTAAAGTCTCTGAAATGCGGTTAACCCACTCAAACATAAGTATCACTACAACATTGCTCGGTTTTACATGAAGTTATTTATGAGTGGCCAATAGTTTAAGCACTCGTTTCTTGAGTGCGCTCACAGTAAATACAAAACACACCAACAATATTGTTGccaacaaactcatttttccaACCATTTAGACACTTGATGAGAAGTACTTGTTTACTAGCTATAAACAGTTGGCCAATTGAAAATGATAGTTATCGTGAAAAATCATTAATCTTGTACAAATTAATTTTCAAGAGGTGACGCTTACTTGTTTCACAAAAATGTGTTCTGATCCCATGTCCAATCTTTGCTGGTTTGTGGAAAATCATGTAAAAAGCTATCCGATCCACTGATGTTGGTCTGCATGAAGGAACAAATGTGCTAGTAGCACTACGCTCCGAAACAGAGATCTAAGTCAACATTCTTGTCTTCAAATATTATTCCGAAGTCGATCGCTCACTCCAAATTAAGAATGAATGCCCTTGAAAACCCAAATAATATGCTGTGATACAAAACATTTTTTCAATTGTTATTAGTCAAAACTGATGTTGGTCTGCATGAGGGATGCTTGTTGCTCAAAGTCTGATGGCTGATGGGAACCGGATGCTTGCCTCAACTTACTCCTTAGATCATTCGAGAGAAAACATATTGCATAAACAAGTAAACAACCCCATACAATTTGCTTTGGCAATACCTTAATCGGTCAAAATTTCACCACCTTGTTATCTTTCACGTAACAGTTGAAAACAAACTAAATTTGTTTATGGAATGGAAACAATGTTGATGCTTCAAACCTATCTGGACATGATGCATGCATTCCTCAAATAGCTACTATTTTATTTGCTATTTAATTCTTTTAAATGCAATGAATTTCAATTCTCTTATAGTGCTATATAGTTCGGGCAGAGACATAAATGAAGGCAACAAAAAGGCGTGAGGAAAATATGGACCATTTTGATTATTAGATTAGCATTTATCTATCTTCTGTATGGCAGAAATAAAATACAAGAGCGCCAGCAGAAGAAAATGAATTCAAGGAGCAGATATAGAGCtgcatatctttgtattaagacgataaAACTGGAAGGAAAGTTACAACGCGGACCTTTCCCGGACGCACGCACACGGTTTTTGAGTTCAAGGAGCAGATATATATACAGCCTATTACTATTTACTAATAAATCAGTAAATCTCCATCCACGCTTGACAAAGAATGATCAGTACCctcccttttcttctccttttgtaTCAAGGCCCCAAATGGTGAGACTATGTCAAAAAGCTTTACCAATTACCACTGATGTTGGTCTTTGATCTTCTTCGTGGAAAATCATGCCAAAAGCTAGCCCCTGACGCGGTCGGCACAAATGTGCAGACTGCTAATAACACTACGATCCAATACACAAGTCCACATTTAGGTTGCTCATTGTTCACTCTAATTAAGAATTAAGCAGGACGCTGTGGTATAAACCATTACTGAATTGTTAATACGTCGCAAACAACGTGGACCAAAAGAGCTTTTTCATAGAGCCTGGGTCATTTTAGAGGGACTTTTGAGCTTACCCGAAATGCTTAGGAAGGTGACGAATTTGTGCTGACATGAGCTTGCTTCTGTCAGCATGATGGAATATCTATCCATGGGCAGGATCTACTGTCTCCAGGTAAGCTATATACCACGAATACATATGCTGATGGAATATGTATCATGAATGAGAGAGTTTCTCGCTAATAACTTGTTGGAATAAGAAGGGATTAGAATTAGTTCAGTTTACCTTCTGACCTGAATGGACTTGGCCTCATTCCCAACGTATTCACAAACAAGACTTGAGAGTATTTTGTGGAGGCTCAAGTTTAAACACATATTAATTGAATTACTTGCATGCAACTCCCCACTCTCTGCATACGTACTAGATATTCGCCAGCGAACTGTGGTTAGATTTCAAGTGTAGTGACGTGTGGTGTTCTTTcctctatcttttttttttgtgtgtgtgtgcagcCGGGATTATTGTTGGAATGACACTTTAGGACAGAACGGTAGAAGGTGAAAAGTTCAGGTACTGAAGACAACTGCTTACTGACCAGACTTGTATGTCTTGTGAGCAGGGGGTAGTACCTGGTGAACACAAAAGACAATTGATTATGATGAAATTAGTCAATCCTAGTTCCAGGTTACAATGGAGGCAGCATCTAACCAGATCTTCAATTCCAAATCACCAGTACGTGGTAGCTGCCAAGTCAGAGTCCTTCCTGTCTATTTCCATGTGCTCTGCTCCTGCCTACGCATGCACGGCAGGCACAGCTGATTATATTACTGCCCAATTTGATCGTTACTTACGTTGCATAACGACGGTTCCATACCACTCCCATCTCCATATACAACTGCAAGAGATTAGGAGCAGCATTATCCCCAATTCTCCTTAGCCAGCTGACAATTAGCTTCCTTCTCCCACAGTTGCAAGGAAGTGTGAGAAGCTGCAGCTAAGCTTTCCCGCCTTCTTCCTCTATTCAGAGCTGCAGTCTTCTTCAGATACAAGAGGAAAGATAGCTAGAACTTAGCAGAGATGAAGCACCACAGCAGCAGATACCTTCCTCAATCTTCACCTTCTGATCACCCCTCTTTTGTTTCCGACCACCGGTCGGCGATGAAGGAGATAGCCAGGGGGCAGTCTCTGGTGACGCAGCTGAGGGCTATCGTCCTTCCTGCGCTGCAGGCGGGCCAACGCTGCGAGCTTGTCGCCCAGATGTTCCAGAACATTCTGGATTGCTCCAGCAAGGCCATAACTGAGCTGCAGCTTCATCATCAGTTTGATGCCCGAGCTGATGACGCACTGGTGGATGACAAGAAGAGGGTGAGGAGGATTTCTTCTGATGACTGCATCAAGGAGGAGGGTGCTACTGCTAAGCCCCATCATCAGCACAAGAGAAGGTATGCATCTATGTGATCTGATAAGTTCACTTGAACTGGTGAAAGTATAGATTCTTTTTAGAATATACTTCTTGATGATGCGTGTAATTAGCTATTTCATTTATTCTTCCTTACACAAACAAATTTTAAGCAGGAAATCTGATGATTTGGTGTCACTCGAAACGCCTGTTCCACACTATGATGGCCGCCAATGGAGAAAGTATGGGCAAAAGCAAATCAACAAAGCGAAACATCCAAGGTACCTTTTGTTTGTCCTGAGTTTAGTTTCTTTATTGTTTTCCATTCAACACCTATGGGGTATACATACATTTCTATGTACTCAATTCCATTTCTTTCTGAGTGTTCTGACTTCTGAATATCTATTTGTGtaaatgataaaaaaagaaatgtgcACAATTATTGTATTAACTTGGACTATGATTAATTTGGTTCTCCAGGAGCTACTACAGATGCACCTACAGGCAGGAACAAGACTGCAAAGCAACAAAGACGGTGCAGCAGCAAGATGACAGCGCAGGTACTGATCATCCCGTGATGTACACAGTCGTCTACCACGGCCAACATACTTGCAAGGACAACAATGGCGTCGAATCAGGCACCGATGACTCTGAAACAAATACTCAAAGCAGCAGCGACAACCGATCCAGCATATCAACCACTTGTACAGATGCCTATGAACATCAGACATCCCTAGATGACAATAAGCCTCTTGACAAATCTTCAGATTTGATCACGAAGAACTGCATGTATGAGCCATTCGACATGGCTGCTTTTGCACCTTTGGATTTGGACAGCTGGGAGTAGGACGCCCTACTAAGATTTGGAGCCTGATAATCAGGGTTAAACCAAAAGCTGGTGACCAATTGATAATATGATATGAAGAGAGATACTAAGGTATATGTCATTTAGCCAGAATGTGTTTGTATCAAGCAGTCATGAACAAAAGATAAGGCAAAGTTCTTCCACTATAGGTGGGCTGCCATTTTCAACTTGTAATCTATACTTTTATAAAACACATTCCTTATGGTTCTTCGAGAAAGCAACATAGTCCTTATAACTAACAAAATCAGGCCTGATTTTCCTCCAGAAAAAAAAGCAGGTCTCAAGTTTCATGGCACCCTCGATCCATTCCAGCACGTGCATGACATGGCTCCATGTGAATCCTcataaaagattaaaaaaacttttttttcacCCCTAGCTAGGAATCAGCTGTCTTTCGGAGTTCATGGGATCTATCTATCCTCACCTTACTTCGTATCCATCTGTGTTTTCTGGACTACACATATCAGTGCTACTTAATTCTGGAAAGCATGTGGGAAACTGGGAATTGTTAAGCATATGCAACAGCTAGCTGGCAAGCAAATATACGGATATATACATACGGATGATTTCAAAAGAACTGAAGGGGGTCTGACCTGCAGCCGCCACAAGATTGTCGTATGTGCTCTTAATTTTTCAATTTGCAGTAGCCACTGGGTAATTAATGTATTAAGATAGATGATGTTGAAACCAGCTATTAGTAGCAAAACAGAGGACGTACCCCACCCATTTATATATCGACCTGGGAACCACTACCATATATATGGTGCAGATAAATATAGTTGATCATACAAGTTGGTATATAGTGGTATTATATGTATCTAGGAGAGCATTGAGCATATCTCTGCTATAAACCTGCATCAAACCTGTAAATGTGAAAAGAACCTGAATGCAGTACTAATAATGAATATAGATGTGAGAGACAGTGTGCTTACCATTGGTTGAGTAGGTTCCAATTCACCATGCAAACACTTTACAGGATCCAAGCAAGATGATGACTATTGTTTTAATtacaacaacttttgttatggCCCTTATTTACATCAACTTGTGGGTGCACTATTAAGATTTGTAGCCTGGTAATTCATATATTAATGAGTGAGATAGTGATCAGTCTGCATGATATGAAACAAATCTTAGGAACTGTGTGGCATAGCAGAGAGATAATAAggtgaagaaaataagaaatcaTGCTGAGAAATCCAGGCTGACAAGTATTTG containing:
- the LOC101786932 gene encoding probable WRKY transcription factor 70, with the protein product MKHHSSRYLPQSSPSDHPSFVSDHRSAMKEIARGQSLVTQLRAIVLPALQAGQRCELVAQMFQNILDCSSKAITELQLHHQFDARADDALVDDKKRVRRISSDDCIKEEGATAKPHHQHKRRKSDDLVSLETPVPHYDGRQWRKYGQKQINKAKHPRSYYRCTYRQEQDCKATKTVQQQDDSAGTDHPVMYTVVYHGQHTCKDNNGVESGTDDSETNTQSSSDNRSSISTTCTDAYEHQTSLDDNKPLDKSSDLITKNCMYEPFDMAAFAPLDLDSWE
- the LOC101762666 gene encoding probable WRKY transcription factor 26, with product MPPCGHGEEMMEAMMRQQELVMQLRALVLPLLHGVDYTSADIAVQLFDDVIGCNISVASKLEGCLMSTGAGGGTMVELVDDKSLVRKSMTSSTTGDRTEGQVKPNSVGQKRRRNDKRSRSLVTHVPHYDGHQWRKYGQKNINGRQHPRNYYRCAYRERNCLATKTVEQQEQNAGTSSAMAVEENAKYTVVYYGDHTCKNHSTSMVQAPQLVNMDLHNGEMDQTTTNAQEPEADLDLPALLEVFDSSLINWQDWNEDVIYNLSP